Part of the Cryptosporangium arvum DSM 44712 genome, GGATCGCCCGCGACCTGCACGACTCGCTCGGGCACAAGCTCACGCTGATCTCGCTCTACGCCGCCATGCCGCGATCCACGGACCCGCCCGCCGAGACGACGGCCCGCGACCAGGCGAACCTGCTGCGCGAGACCTCCTCCGCGGCGATGACCGAGTTACGCCAGATCCTCGGGATACTCCGACAGGACGACGATCAGCCCCCGGTGCGCCCGCTGACCGGTCTGGACGAGTTGGCCGCGAACGCGCGCGGGTCCGGTGCCCGGGTCCGGTTCGAGCAGGTCGGCACCGCCCGGCCGCTGTCGTCGCTGACCGAGCACGCCGCGTACCGGGTGATCCAGGAAGGCCTGACGAACGCGCTGCGCCACGCCCACGGCAGCGAAATCGTCCTGACGCTGCGGTACGAACCCGACGCGCTCGTCGCCACCGTGGTCAACTCGGCCGGCCGGAGCCTGGTGGGCGCCACGTCCGAACAGGGGCTTCTGGGCCTGGCCGAACGCGTCCGGGTGGCCGACGGGGTGCTGCACCACGGCCCCACCGCTGCCGGTGGATTCCGGCTGGCGGCGACGCTGCCCTATCCGACGCCGGACGGGGCCGCGCCGCCGCCCGCTCCGGGAGACTTCACCGAGGTGATGCATCGGTCACGCCGGAGGTCCCGGCTCGTGCTCGCGGCCACCGCGGCCGGCATCAGCGGTCTGCTGGCGTTCTGCGTCGCCGGAGCGTGGGTCTCCACGGCGCTGGTGAGCGTCGATCGCAGCACGTACGACGCGGTGCGCGTCGGCCAGCCGGAGGACGAGGTCCGCTCGGTGCTGCCCAACGAGAAGGCAGGCGACCCCAGTGTGTCCGGCGGCGCGGCCTGCGTCGACTACCAGGCCTCCCTGGTGGAGCAGGTCCGGGTCGGCGGCGGGCTGGTCTACCGCTTTTGCTACCGCGGTGGCCGGCTGGTAGACAAGCAGGCCTTCACCGCGTGAAAGACGACGGATGAACGAAACGATTCGGGTACTGCTCGCCGACGACGACGGGCTGGTGCGGGCCGCGATCGACGCGATCCTGCGTCCCCTGGCCGGGATCGAGCTGATCGCGCAGGCCGCCGACGGACGCGAGGCGGTCACCCTGGTGCAGCGGCACCGGCCCGACGTAGCCCTGCTGGACATCCGGATGCCGAACGTCGACGGCCTGGCTGCGCTGCGGGAGATCCGGCGTCTCGCGCTCGGGGTCGACGTCGTCATGCTGACGACGTTCGGGGAAGACGAGTACGTCGCGCAGGCGCTCGGCGCCGGGGCGTCGGGATTCCTGTTGAAGGACTCCGCCGTCGATGAGTTGGCCCCGGCGATCCGGGCCGCCGCCGCCGGCGAGGCGTTTCTCTCGCCCAAGGTCACCCGGCAGGTGCTGAACCAGTTGCCCGCCACGTCCGCCGCGCCGCGGTCTGAGCTGGCCCGGATCGAGTCGCTGAGCCCGCGTGAGCGGGAGACCCTGGTGCTGGTGAGCCAAGGGCTGTCCAACGCCGAGATCGCCGGTCGGCTCCAGGTCAGCGAGGGGACCGTGAAGACGCACGTCTACCGGATCTACGGGAAACTCGACTGCGACAACCGGGTGAAGGCCGCCATGGTGGCGCAGCGTGCGGGCCTGCTCGACGAACCACCCGCCTGAGCGCGGCCGCCTAGGGCACAGATGATTGCCCGACCCGACGCGTTCTCGCTCCTCCACGCGGCCGAGCGGAACGGCTGGGGGCGGCGGTGACGACCGAGCGGAGGCGCTCGGCCGGGCTCCGGCTGATCAGGTCATCGACCGCGGCGCGCCAGCGGCCACCCATCGCACGAGGAGTTCAGAAACCGGCCTGATCGGCGAACCCATAGGGCACGAACAGCGTTACCGATCGGCTACCGCTGCTCCAACTGAATCCACCCGAGTGGCCTCCGGGCCAGATGCGGTCGAGACAGGCTGACCGAAGGCGCTCGACCGCCTCGGTGAACTCAGCCGATAGTTCGCCAGCTTCGTCGCCGAGAGCTTCGACGAAGTCGCCGCGGTCGAGCTCGACGGGCACGTACCAGCGCGACGGTCGGACCCGGGTCTTTCTGCTCCGCTGGGTATGCTGCGGTGGATCCATGCGGCAGCTCGGGCCACTGTTCGGGGTCTCTCATTCGGCGGTCCACAGAGTGCTGGACACCCTCGGGTCGCTGCTCGCGCTGGCCCCGGCGCGCGAACGACGCCTCGATCAGGTGGCGCTCGTCGACGGGACGCTGGAGCCGACCCGCGATCACGCCCGCCGCGTACGGGAAGAACTACCGGTGCCCCACCAATCTGCAGGTCGCCATGGACGCCGACGCCTGCCTGGTCATCGAGGTCGGTGACCCGCAGCCAGGCAACCTCAACTTGGTTGGCGGCGAATTCGCCGCCAACTGATCAGGCGCTATGACTCCACCTACCGAGCCGAGTCAACCGAAGTCTGGGCAGTCCCGGGACTTGGTCTGCGAGATGTGGTCGGCCCGAATCTCTTGCCGGGACGTGCATCGGTCAGCTCAGGTGGCAGCCAGGGCGGATCCCACTACGCTCTGGCGAAGGAACGCAGCGGAGGGTGCTCGATCACACCTGGCCGTCGAAGGGAGAGCGTGACACCGTATGGCTGGTCACAGCACCGCCGGTACTTGGGAACCGATAGTCACGCCCTGGCATCTCGACGAGGCACTCCGAAATTTCCCTGTCCCGGTCACCGCGACACAGGTCATTGTCCCGCCGCTTCCCGACGGTTCTGTCGCCGCCCGCATGAACCGGCTGCACCAAGCAGCCGCCGACGTGGTGGCGCAGGCGTCCAGGC contains:
- a CDS encoding response regulator; its protein translation is MNETIRVLLADDDGLVRAAIDAILRPLAGIELIAQAADGREAVTLVQRHRPDVALLDIRMPNVDGLAALREIRRLALGVDVVMLTTFGEDEYVAQALGAGASGFLLKDSAVDELAPAIRAAAAGEAFLSPKVTRQVLNQLPATSAAPRSELARIESLSPRERETLVLVSQGLSNAEIAGRLQVSEGTVKTHVYRIYGKLDCDNRVKAAMVAQRAGLLDEPPA
- a CDS encoding sensor histidine kinase, with translation MNRDLLRAADAGRVTYEVASTLLLTGGVTFWAVADPPHALAPWLLGLLTPVLWLLRLTRPTAAYVAAAVLGLGTGGESTLLLAVLSASFAYRAGTWRHLAAGLTVAWACWVGSGWWWGEDPDVVDGVFLSGMFLLTALLPAGIARFVRRQRALVATMHHRNEQLHGEQREIARRAQARERARIARDLHDSLGHKLTLISLYAAMPRSTDPPAETTARDQANLLRETSSAAMTELRQILGILRQDDDQPPVRPLTGLDELAANARGSGARVRFEQVGTARPLSSLTEHAAYRVIQEGLTNALRHAHGSEIVLTLRYEPDALVATVVNSAGRSLVGATSEQGLLGLAERVRVADGVLHHGPTAAGGFRLAATLPYPTPDGAAPPPAPGDFTEVMHRSRRRSRLVLAATAAGISGLLAFCVAGAWVSTALVSVDRSTYDAVRVGQPEDEVRSVLPNEKAGDPSVSGGAACVDYQASLVEQVRVGGGLVYRFCYRGGRLVDKQAFTA